Proteins from one Chlamydiales bacterium genomic window:
- the rpsR gene encoding 30S ribosomal protein S18 — protein sequence MRRNTTEFSLDSKSKRRKSCPFTSSGFKTIDYKDTETLRRFITERGKILPRRITGVSAYFQRELSKAIKRARHMALLAFVAED from the coding sequence ATGAGAAGAAATACAACAGAATTTTCTTTAGATTCTAAATCGAAAAGACGCAAAAGCTGTCCTTTTACAAGTAGCGGTTTTAAAACGATAGATTATAAAGATACAGAGACCCTTAGAAGATTTATTACCGAAAGAGGTAAGATTCTACCGCGTCGTATTACTGGAGTGTCGGCATACTTTCAAAGAGAGTTGTCTAAGGCGATAAAGCGTGCAAGGCACATGGCATTACTTGCTTTTGTAGCTGAAGATTAA
- a CDS encoding amino acid carrier protein, which produces MLQQFLSFLFQLDLFFWGYAGFALIMLLGIYLSFKTRFFQIHAFPSIFKTFFHFLFKKQENDGGIHPLKAFFASVGGMIGIGSVVGIVTAVQFGGPGALLWVWIAATLGSLIKYSEVFLGLKHRVKRKDGGFDGGPMFFLAKAFKVKFIPIIVAVLLCLYGIEIYQFSVITNTIESNWNINHFLVVFGLLGLVLYASVGGVKRVGKICSSVMPVFMLIYVFMGSWVIISNIALLPEVLVTVFKSAFTGHAAVGGFVGSTMLLAIQHGISRLAYSADLGIGYDSIIHSESSATHPEKQARLAVLGVFLDNFMCTLSILIILLTGVWQSVEPIPASLLVQTALSNYFPYMEVFMPCFLLILGYTTIIAYMCIGIKCAKFLHSKYGPAIYMTYGVIAWVLSSFFDQTTALLIMSLAQALLLMINLVGLFKLRHEVLFVKVKEEHPAAGVLEVAS; this is translated from the coding sequence TCTTATTATGTTGCTTGGGATTTATCTAAGTTTTAAGACGCGTTTTTTTCAGATTCATGCATTTCCATCAATATTTAAAACATTTTTTCACTTTTTATTTAAAAAACAAGAAAATGATGGAGGAATTCATCCTCTGAAGGCTTTTTTTGCATCTGTTGGTGGAATGATTGGGATTGGAAGTGTTGTTGGGATTGTAACAGCTGTTCAGTTTGGAGGTCCAGGAGCTCTTTTATGGGTGTGGATTGCAGCAACATTGGGCAGCTTAATTAAATACTCGGAAGTATTTTTAGGATTAAAGCATAGAGTAAAAAGAAAAGATGGTGGCTTTGATGGTGGTCCCATGTTTTTTCTTGCAAAGGCATTTAAAGTAAAATTTATACCTATTATTGTCGCTGTTTTACTTTGTTTATACGGTATAGAGATTTATCAGTTTTCTGTGATTACAAATACGATAGAATCGAACTGGAACATCAATCATTTTCTTGTAGTATTTGGGCTTTTAGGGCTTGTACTTTATGCAAGTGTGGGCGGTGTTAAGCGCGTTGGTAAGATTTGTAGTTCTGTAATGCCAGTGTTTATGCTTATCTATGTTTTTATGGGAAGCTGGGTAATTATAAGTAACATTGCCTTGTTACCAGAGGTTTTGGTGACAGTATTTAAATCCGCATTTACAGGGCATGCGGCAGTAGGTGGTTTTGTTGGCAGTACTATGCTTCTTGCGATCCAACATGGTATTTCAAGACTTGCTTATTCTGCTGATTTGGGCATTGGCTATGATTCAATTATTCATAGTGAATCTTCTGCAACACACCCGGAAAAACAAGCAAGGCTTGCCGTATTAGGAGTGTTTTTAGACAATTTTATGTGCACGCTTTCTATTTTAATCATACTGTTAACAGGTGTTTGGCAATCTGTAGAGCCAATTCCAGCATCTTTGTTAGTTCAAACAGCACTGAGTAATTATTTTCCTTATATGGAAGTATTTATGCCTTGCTTTTTGTTGATTTTGGGTTATACGACTATCATCGCCTATATGTGTATTGGCATTAAATGTGCAAAGTTTTTACACTCAAAATATGGGCCTGCCATTTATATGACTTATGGCGTTATCGCTTGGGTATTAAGTTCATTTTTTGATCAGACGACAGCTCTTTTGATCATGTCTCTTGCTCAGGCTCTTCTTTTAATGATTAATCTGGTTGGCTTATTTAAACTGCGTCATGAAGTTCTCTTCGTTAAAGTGAAGGAAGAGCATCCTGCAGCCGGAGTGCTAGAGGTTGCGTCTTAA
- a CDS encoding 50S ribosomal protein L25: MKLTVSKRSGSSKQELSQIRRAGNVPAVLYSKGEVGQAIEVNGAEFRAILRNIKKGCLSTTVFLLKGDGAHQHRAILKDIQYEPTTYDVWHLDFEELFDTVPVTINVPIQCVGVVDCVGIKLGGVLRQVIRTLKVSCLPKDIPSEFQLDIKELLLFQTKRLADIALPSGMRPVANMNEVAVVIAKR, translated from the coding sequence ATGAAATTAACTGTAAGCAAACGATCCGGCTCTTCTAAACAAGAGTTGAGCCAGATCCGTCGAGCGGGCAATGTACCTGCTGTTCTCTATTCTAAAGGGGAAGTAGGACAAGCGATTGAAGTCAATGGCGCAGAATTTAGAGCAATTTTGCGTAACATAAAAAAGGGCTGCTTATCGACGACCGTGTTTCTCTTAAAGGGAGATGGTGCACACCAGCATCGCGCTATCCTTAAAGATATTCAATATGAGCCTACAACCTATGATGTGTGGCATTTGGACTTTGAAGAGCTTTTCGACACTGTTCCAGTCACGATCAATGTGCCTATTCAATGTGTGGGAGTCGTCGATTGCGTTGGAATTAAGTTGGGCGGTGTACTTCGCCAAGTAATTCGCACATTAAAAGTGAGTTGCTTGCCAAAAGACATTCCTTCTGAGTTTCAGTTGGATATAAAAGAACTGCTTTTGTTTCAAACAAAGCGTCTTGCAGACATAGCGCTTCCTTCAGGTATGCGCCCTGTTGCTAATATGAATGAAGTCGCAGTAGTTATTGCGAAACGTTAA
- the rpsF gene encoding 30S ribosomal protein S6, with product MSNNVVEKLCGGPHEGLYEGMYILSATLSEDARQKALEKIKTGILSRGGEILKLHEQGRRRLAYEINGRREGFYFLLYFTVKSPAIAELWREYHLNEDLIRFMTLRTESVMEKIEFKPLEE from the coding sequence ATGAGTAATAATGTAGTAGAGAAGCTTTGCGGGGGCCCTCATGAAGGTCTTTACGAGGGAATGTACATTCTTAGTGCGACTCTCAGTGAAGATGCTCGTCAAAAGGCATTAGAAAAAATTAAAACAGGTATTTTAAGCCGAGGTGGTGAAATCCTAAAATTACATGAGCAAGGCCGTCGTCGTCTAGCGTACGAAATTAATGGCCGTCGCGAAGGGTTTTACTTTTTGCTATACTTTACAGTTAAATCACCTGCAATAGCAGAGCTTTGGCGTGAATACCACCTTAATGAAGACCTCATTAGGTTCATGACATTACGCACAGAAAGTGTAATGGAAAAGATCGAATTTAAACCCTTAGAAGAATAA
- the rplI gene encoding 50S ribosomal protein L9 yields the protein MATHLLLLEDVENLGRSGDIVSVRPGFARNFLLPKKKALVADQNARRMQLRLQEERAKQAVVDKQEAEDLSVRVKDMVFTVEVKVDPDGNMYGSVTALDIQRLFEAEGVKLEKRSVHLAQPIKSTGVHTVELRLKEGVISSCKVKIVPEGYVEDVVVEVT from the coding sequence ATGGCAACCCATTTGTTGTTACTTGAGGATGTAGAGAATCTTGGTAGGTCTGGTGATATAGTTTCTGTAAGACCTGGATTTGCACGTAATTTTTTACTGCCAAAGAAAAAAGCGCTTGTTGCGGACCAAAATGCGCGCCGTATGCAGCTGCGTTTGCAAGAAGAGAGAGCAAAACAGGCTGTAGTGGATAAACAAGAAGCGGAAGATCTTTCTGTTCGTGTCAAAGACATGGTCTTTACTGTAGAAGTTAAGGTTGACCCAGATGGTAATATGTATGGTTCAGTTACAGCTCTAGATATCCAGCGTCTTTTTGAAGCTGAAGGTGTTAAGCTAGAAAAGCGTTCCGTGCATCTTGCACAACCCATTAAGTCAACGGGCGTACACACAGTAGAACTACGCTTAAAAGAAGGCGTAATATCTTCTTGCAAGGTGAAAATTGTGCCTGAGGGTTATGTGGAAGATGTTGTAGTAGAAGTTACATAA
- the pth gene encoding aminoacyl-tRNA hydrolase, with product MVGLGNPGIAYQLTRHNMGFLVMQALAEKLGLVFKNDRRFFGKIALYQHIGTTHVFLMPMTYMNLSGESIQKVASFYKIDPEQTLVVTDDVALPFGKLRLREKGSAGGHKGLSSAEVHLNTQNFPRLKVGIGNVLPGFSLEEYVLGRFMIDELQTLPKICKQCADAVCLILEVGVVAAMNQVNAQIDTNKQDPSLGSGYGPTCGPVVGKEK from the coding sequence ATTGTAGGTCTTGGAAATCCAGGGATTGCTTATCAATTGACTCGACATAATATGGGTTTTTTGGTGATGCAAGCCTTGGCAGAAAAATTGGGGCTGGTTTTCAAAAACGATAGGCGTTTTTTTGGGAAAATAGCCCTTTATCAGCATATTGGGACAACACATGTTTTCTTGATGCCGATGACCTACATGAATTTAAGTGGTGAGTCGATACAAAAAGTTGCGAGCTTTTATAAAATAGATCCAGAGCAGACTCTTGTTGTTACAGACGATGTGGCTCTTCCTTTTGGGAAGCTGCGTTTGAGGGAAAAGGGTAGTGCTGGGGGGCATAAAGGGCTTTCTAGTGCAGAGGTGCATCTAAATACGCAAAACTTTCCGAGATTGAAGGTGGGTATTGGAAATGTACTTCCGGGCTTTTCTTTAGAAGAATATGTTCTTGGACGTTTTATGATAGATGAGTTACAAACGTTGCCAAAAATCTGTAAACAGTGTGCAGATGCAGTTTGTCTTATTTTGGAAGTTGGCGTAGTTGCGGCTATGAATCAAGTGAATGCACAAATAGACACAAATAAACAAGATCCTAGTTTGGGTTCCGGTTATGGGCCTACTTGTGGTCCGGTTGTGGGTAAGGAGAAATAA
- a CDS encoding ribose-phosphate pyrophosphokinase, with translation MPSNSPSNLEFMLFAGSSHPVLSGHIADCLGVKLSSIALQEFPDGESSVRILDNVRGKDVFVVQSIAKKPNSYLMELLIIIDALKRASAKSIVAIIPYFGYARQDRKDKPRVPITAKLVANLLETAGAMRVLTMDLHAGQIQGFFDIPVDNLFARPALISAIRSLDLKNMCVVAPDLGSVAMGRTFAHELHADLALIDKRRVSATNVLKGALIGDVSGKDVVIVDDMCTTGSTLVTAAEVCRDGGARHIYAAVSHGVFVKDVFSKLDKSFIERLFVSDTISLPGGEMCKKLQIQTVSVAELFAKAIRGVVSAESISSLFEEK, from the coding sequence ATGCCAAGTAATTCTCCAAGTAATTTAGAGTTTATGCTCTTTGCAGGTTCGTCTCATCCTGTTCTATCCGGACATATCGCTGACTGCTTAGGTGTTAAATTAAGTTCTATAGCTTTGCAAGAGTTTCCAGACGGAGAGTCTTCCGTTCGCATACTGGACAATGTACGTGGTAAAGATGTTTTTGTTGTGCAATCGATTGCTAAAAAACCCAACTCCTATTTAATGGAGCTTTTGATTATTATTGATGCGTTAAAACGCGCATCAGCAAAAAGTATTGTGGCGATAATTCCCTATTTCGGGTATGCTCGTCAGGATCGAAAAGACAAACCACGAGTTCCGATCACAGCTAAGCTCGTTGCTAATCTGTTAGAAACGGCAGGAGCTATGCGGGTCTTAACAATGGATTTGCACGCAGGTCAGATACAGGGCTTTTTTGATATCCCTGTGGATAACTTATTTGCAAGACCTGCTCTAATTAGCGCAATCCGTTCTTTAGACTTAAAAAATATGTGTGTTGTGGCTCCAGATCTTGGAAGTGTTGCGATGGGGCGTACTTTTGCACATGAGTTACACGCTGATTTAGCTCTTATTGACAAGAGACGAGTGAGTGCAACGAATGTGTTAAAGGGCGCACTTATTGGTGATGTTTCTGGGAAAGATGTGGTTATTGTGGACGATATGTGCACAACTGGCAGCACGTTAGTAACAGCTGCAGAAGTGTGTCGTGATGGTGGTGCTAGGCATATTTATGCGGCAGTGTCTCACGGAGTTTTTGTTAAAGATGTGTTTAGTAAGCTCGACAAGAGCTTTATTGAACGCTTATTTGTAAGTGACACAATTTCTCTCCCAGGGGGTGAAATGTGTAAAAAATTGCAGATACAAACCGTTTCTGTTGCAGAGCTTTTTGCAAAGGCAATAAGAGGTGTTGTTTCTGCAGAATCGATTTCTTCTTTATTTGAGGAGAAGTAA